A DNA window from Zingiber officinale cultivar Zhangliang chromosome 3A, Zo_v1.1, whole genome shotgun sequence contains the following coding sequences:
- the LOC122050177 gene encoding LOB domain-containing protein 22-like, translating to MDSSLPLSAAAYRPSIRAPSRMQPPPTISSPSFPTTPDDPPAHLDFTSAAAPLPTQPVTAWSFPTMIDASVDAYATTAATAMPPQFSYSRDGSRSKACAVCRFRNQKCKDDCLLAPFFPASEDSKFQKARRLFGVSKMQKILKGLLPEQRAVAMATMIYEAEVHAAHPNTGCLDIILQLHSQIERRAAHLAFLRQHAAVVAPPAPSLDTIGTGDGGIIPPPLH from the coding sequence ATGGATTCAAGCCTTCCTTTGTCGGCGGCGGCCTATCGACCATCTATTCGTGCTCCATCTAGGATGCAGCCGCCGCCAACGATTTCGTCCCCTTCCTTCCCAACGACGCCCGACGACCCTCCTGCTCATCTTGATTTCACCTCTGCTGCAGCGCCCTTGCCTACGCAGCCAGTCACCGCCTGGTCGTTTCCAACGATGATCGATGCCTCTGTGGATGCCTATGCCACCACCGCTGCAACCGCCATGCCCCCACAATTTTCTTATTCTAGAGACGGTTCTAGATCCAAGGCCTGTGCCGTCTGCAGATTTCGGAATCAGAAGTGTAAGGATGACTGCCTGCTCGCGCCGTTTTTTCCCGCTTCAGAAGACAGCAAGTTCCAGAAGGCTCGCCGCCTTTTCGGGGTCAGTAAGATGCAGAAGATCCTGAAGGGCCTCCTCCCCGAACAACGCGCTGTAGCCATGGCGACCATGATCTACGAGGCGGAGGTGCACGCTGCGCACCCAAACACAGGATGCCTCGACATCATCCTCCAGTTACACAGTCAGATCGAGCGCAGAGCCGCTCATCTCGCCTTCCTCCGACAGCATGCTGCTGTCGTCGCCCCTCCTGCACCCAGCTTGGATACTATTGGCACCGGAGATGGTGGAATCATTCCTCCACCCTTGCATTGA
- the LOC122050178 gene encoding LOB domain-containing protein 22-like: protein MDSSLPLSAAAYRPSIRAPSRMQPPPTISSPSFPTTPDDPPAHLDFTSAAAPLPTQPVTAWSFPTMIDASVDAYATTAATAMPPQFSYSRDGSRSKACAACRFRNQKCKDDCLLAPFFPASEDSKFQKARRLFGVSKMQKILKGLLPEQRAVAMATMIYEAEVHAAHPNTGCLDIILQLHSQIERRAAHLAFLRQHAAVVAPPAPSLDTIGTGDGGIIPPPLH from the coding sequence ATGGATTCAAGCCTTCCTTTGTCGGCGGCGGCCTATCGACCATCTATTCGTGCTCCATCTAGGATGCAGCCGCCGCCAACGATTTCGTCCCCTTCCTTCCCAACGACGCCCGACGACCCTCCTGCTCATCTTGATTTCACCTCTGCTGCAGCGCCCTTGCCTACGCAGCCAGTCACCGCCTGGTCGTTTCCAACGATGATCGATGCCTCTGTGGATGCTTATGCCACCACCGCTGCAACCGCCATGCCCCCACAATTCTCTTATTCTAGAGACGGTTCTAGATCCAAGGCCTGTGCCGCCTGCAGATTTCGGAATCAGAAGTGTAAGGATGACTGCCTGCTCGCGCCGTTTTTTCCCGCTTCAGAAGACAGCAAGTTCCAGAAGGCTCGCCGCCTTTTCGGGGTCAGTAAGATGCAGAAGATCCTGAAGGGCCTCCTCCCCGAACAACGCGCTGTAGCCATGGCGACCATGATCTACGAGGCGGAGGTGCACGCTGCGCACCCAAACACAGGATGCCTCGACATCATCCTCCAGTTACACAGTCAGATCGAGCGCAGAGCCGCTCATCTCGCCTTCCTCCGACAGCATGCTGCTGTCGTCGCCCCTCCTGCACCCAGCTTGGATACTATTGGCACCGGAGATGGTGGAATCATTCCTCCACCCTTGCATTGA